From the genome of Triticum aestivum cultivar Chinese Spring chromosome 1A, IWGSC CS RefSeq v2.1, whole genome shotgun sequence:
CTTCGGTCACTTGGTTTTGTTCCCTTCACTGCTGACACCTCGCTTTTCCTTCTGCATCGGCCTCAGGTGACGATGTATCTTctggtatatgttgatgacattatcctcATTAGCTCCTCTGATGCTGCTGCTGATCGTCTGATCTCTTCCTTGAGTGGTGATTTTGCGGTGAAGGATTTAGGAACATTGCATTACTTGCTTGGCCTGGAAGTTTCACGTTCTCCTGTTGGTTTGACACTCACTCAGCATAAGTACTCGATGGACTTGTTGCGACGGGCCGGTATGCTACAGCGCAAGCATGTCATGACTCCTATGTCTGATACTGACCATCTGTCTGCCTTTGATGGAGATCTTCTCACCTCTGAGGATGCCACTGAGTATCATAGCGTTGTTGGTGGTCTGCAGTACCTGACTATCACTCGGCCCGACATCTCATATGCAGTCAATCGTgtctgtcagtttcttcatgctccTCGGACTACTCATTGGACAGCGGTGAAGCGCATCCTTCGATACATTTGCTTTACTGCCTCATATGGTTTACTTCTTCAGCCAACACCGTCTCCTACGCTTTCTGCTTTttcagatgcagactgggctggtaatccagatgacaggcgatccacgggggggcaTGTTGTCTTCTTtggtcctaacttgatcgcctgggctGCTCGTAAACAAGCTACAGTGTCCAGGAGTAGTACTGAAGCTGAATACAAGGCAGTTGCAAATGCTacagctgagatcatatgggtacagtccTTATTGAGAGAGTTGGGAGTTCCTCAATTTCAGCCAcctattctttggtgtgacaacattggtgctAAATATCTGTCatctaatccagtgtttcatgctcggacaaacacattgaagttgactaccACTTTGtgcgggaacgtgttgcacagaagctactccacatcaagttcatctcttcaaaggatcaacttgctgacatcttcacgaagcctcttccacaacctcagtttgtaggctgtaggcgcaatcttaacatACTTTGTACTTTAgggcatagttaagattgaggaagggtgttagactgtatttatacGTAGCCTCTGTATAGTTCTTGTATATTGTACCATACACCTTTGTGTACcccttatatatatgagatagccacaccctggAAGGGTGTCGGACAGTTTCCCAAAACCCTAAGTCTTACATTCCCGGCCCAATTTTGAGctggatttgcgtcggcgcggacacaagaaggacgcgcgcgcgcctactcctctccTCGGGCCCGCCGGTCGGTGGCAGCCACCACCATTTCCCCCCCCCCATTTTTTCCAAAAACACTCACGCCCGCGCGCGCCCCCGCCCCCCAACCAGCCATGGAGGACGCaatcgacctcgacctcgacgccaccgccggcctcgcctccctcgcctcgtccggcgccgtcgccccctccgggaaaggcaagcctcgtgccccatgcaagaccgccgccgcgaccaactccaagaaggaggacaagagagatgcggccaccaacgccttgatcgcaagcgtggacggCATGATGAATAAGAAGGACTCAAAGGAGGAGGAGCGTCGACGTTTCAAGGCGGAGCAGATGgatgctttcatggagatccaaaggaggaggcttgatcttgacgtcgagaagcaagccaagatgttcgagctcgaggcggagaagcaagccaagatgctagagatcgaggccgccaacgccaagaccaaggcgaaagaagtggctcttgcgagcatgatgaccggggtggagatcatgaaggtggatctcaacactgtgtcgccaaggaagaggccgtggttcgagaagatgcaggccgacatgctcaagttcgacgacgagtgatctataGCGGCGAGGGCCATCTTTTTTGTATACCAGCAGGTGTGCCGATATGACCACGGGAGCCGccatggcgtggtcgaactcaagtcccaccctTTTTTGTGTGCTGACATGTGTGCCGGAcggctggcgagtgcgccagcatgaactatggtgatattttctgaagccggcattgtatgccggcgctAGCATGatgccggcatgagacatggccgctggcatgatcggccACAGGCCAtttttatttaaaagttgaatgcgggcatgaaatgggtcggcgtgttgggcgcactgccgacccaaatacAAAATTGGGCGGACGCCAGGCGGGCGGCCGACCCGAACGGACAAAAAACGAACAAATGCGCCATCAGTTTGAGTCGGCCGCCGTAGGAGTTGCTCTAATCGTGCTTCCGTACGTATTCAGTCTTgtttcatcataatcatcatcatagtataaTCCCCGGCTGTGCCTCCCAACCTTGAGCTGGTCCACTAGAAACAGTTTTGGCTCTATGATACCGAGGGGCTTCATCTGACCTGGTCCTTTTTCTTTGGCTAAACGAGACAAGAAACCCAGGAAAACGTCGTCTTCTCGTCCGTACGCGCGCCAGCTCTATCCACCTAGCGAGCTCCATTCGGAAGCCTACTCACAGTAGGAATTTAGTACACAAAGGACGTCCACAATGCACAAGACGCATCGCCAGCTCCATCAGTTTTTCTTTTGTTATAGTATATATATCCTCAGCAGCAATCCCAAACGCGACCCCGGCTCCATCTCCAACTCCAAGACCCGAGCCGTCACGCACTAGAAGAGCCGGATTAAGAAACCTCACCACTAACGGATGGCATCAGATCATCGGATACGACAGATACCGGCAGGTCGGAGAGCTAGTTGGGCAGGGGGGCGCCGGATCGTGACCGGACCTGGACGGCGCCCGCCGTGCCAGTTTAAGCTTGAGCTCGGTGGCTGGGCGGCGCGTGTGAGACTGCCGATTGGCATCTTGTTCGCCTACGTATGGTAACAGACGTGTCTGTCCCGGCCTCTGGATCTTGTTGCTTGGCTCTGCCTCTCACGGCGCCGCACGTAACGTGCGTGACGCATGGACGCCATGTGTTCCAGCGCCATTGCACCGGCCTGCTTTAATCACTTTGCTATTTTTTTGTGATAGTAATAATGCCCGAAGAAGAGAAAAACTGTACATGTGAATTCCCACATTGAAACATACGTACTACGTACGTACAAGAAAGGGTCGTAGAGATACCTCGGTCTTCACCTACACGATGCATCCATCGTGACACGGTGGGAATCGTGGCCTTCGCGGGCAGTTTCACCCTCGCGGAACCCGGCGTGAACAAGGCGGTTGCTGCCGCGTGAGTCCGTCAGGGTGGGTCAAACTCAACTCGCAAGTCACCACGCCACGTCCCCATCAACCGTCGGACTCCACGCGGCGAAGCAAACTAAACCATCTCGCCGGCTCCACGCTCGCCCGCAGGCCGCAGCTGCCTCCATCTATCCACttccccgccccgccccgacctTAAAACAATCCGGCCAACCAACCAACCCCACTGCCCGATCAGCTCCGTCTACCGCAACCCGACGCACCGCCCACGACGGGCCGCCGTCCTCGCGCGCAGGCTCCGACGGCGCGGGGGGCATGGAGAAGAAGCTGCCGCTGGCGCTGGCGCTGGCGCAGAAGCACGGCGCCGGGGAGCCCGCGTGGGCGCGGCCGTGGCGGTGGGCCAAGACGGCCTTCTTCCTCGTCGCCATGCTCGCCTCGCTGCTGCTCGTCTGCGCGCCGCCCCTGCTCGTCGTGCTCCTCGACCTCGCCCTCCCGCCCATGCTCCTCTCCGCGCACCTCCGCGCCGACGCCGGCGCCGAGCCCCCGCACCGGTCCTTCGTGCCGGCCATGCTCGACCAAGCGCGCGCGTTCGAGTTCCGGTCCTCCCTCGTCGACCTGCCCGCCGTCTCCGCCGCGCGCGCCCTGCTCATCCTCTGTGAGTACTTCTTGGCATTGCAACCTCGGTTTCCTTCCTTCTCGGTCACGGCCGAGCTGACCGGTTGAGTTTTTTCTTGTGCCGGCGGCGACAGGCGCGTACACGGTGtgcgggggaggaggcggcgcgTACCTGTGGGTGGTGGCGGCGAGCGCCGCGGCGTCCGCGTCGTACGTGCTGGCCAAGGCGGCCGCCGTGCTGCCGCGCGGCGCCGCGCCGCAGGGGAAGGGCGCCGGCGGGCCGGAGCCGATGCTCCTGCTCTCCCTGTCGCTCGCGGCCGCGCACCTCGCCGTCGCGTACCGGGCCAGCTgccgcgagcgccgccgcctgctcgTCTACCGGATCGACGTGGAGGCCGTGAGTACCCTCGCCCCCTCGCCTTTGCTTCTCTGAAAAATCCACGTTTGCGTGACGAAAAACAATACTATCCCGCCGGCGCCGAGCCGACGGCGTGATTCCTGAGAACAAACCAGGCATTATTAGGCTGGGCTGTCGTCCGTGCTTTCGGTGAGAAAGAGGGTCGAGGAACCAAATACGATTCGCTCGCCAAGTCATTAGCGCGTAGCTGCCGATATGTTTAAGCCAAAAGCAGTGCTTTTCTACTTACTAACAATGAAGTCATCTAAACAAATGGATCGGACGCTTCTGGCACTCTGCACCGGACGAGAAAAGCAGTGAGCTTTTACTTTCTTATACTCAACCAGCATCTGAAAAAAGAGCCATTTTCATTTGTGAATGCAGGTACGGCTGAAAGGGGGCCACCAGACACCCAAGGGGCTGAAGCAGTGCAGCGTCTGACATGGTGTTCTCAACTTCTGATCCGTACTTGTAGTACAGTAGTAGTAGGTGGAGATAGTTTttcttgctagccaaaattttgtcAAGTTATTATGCAAAAATTGTGAGGTCCATTTGGGATTGGGAACGGTGCTTACATGTAAGTGAAGGAGATACTGTAAATACGGAACAAACAGTCGTGCTTAGCTCAGTTCGGCCTCCTGCGATGCAATTGCAACGAAATGCAGGACGAGCCGTGTGGCCGACCACCCGTTGTTTTGTGTGCTCATTCTCATGCTTTCCTGCAGTTCAAGACTTTCTTAGATAGTTTCTGTGCCTATCTAGTGTATTCACCATATTAAGCAAAAGAAGGATCCAACAAAAAGTTTCTGTGCCTACAAGTTGGACCTCTCAAAGGCTTACGATAGGGTGGATTGGAAGTTCTTGAAGCAAGTGATCCAAAAGTTGGGTTTCTCTCAACGATGGGTAGACTGGATAATGTCTTGTGTCACATCGGTGAGATATTCTGTCAAATTTAATGGGACCCTCTTAGATTCATTTGCACCGTCGCGTGGTCTTCGGCAAGGCAATCCTCTATCCCCCTTCTTGTTCCTTTTCGTGGCAGATGGTCTGTCCGCTATTCTGAAGCATTATGTGTCTTCTGGTGATATATCTCCAATCAAGGTGTGTAGAAGAGCACCGGGTATCTCACATCTTTTATTTGCTGATGACACCATGCTTTTCTTTGAGGCAAGGAGAGCCCAGGCTGAGAAAGTTAAATTGGCTTTGGATCAATACGGGGTAGCAACGGGACAATCTCTTAATTTTGATAAGTGTTTCATCCTCTTTGGTATTGCATGCCCCGAAGATATTCAGGAGGAAGTTAGGGGGGTGTTGCATGTTACTAGCTTAGTGTTTGAGGAGAAGTACCTTGGCCTTCCAACTCCAGAGGGTCGCATGTCGAAAGGGAGATTCCAAAACCTTCATATGAGTTTAACCAAGCGTTTGGTCCAATGGGGAGACGGTCACCTTGCCCAACCGGGGAGGGAGACTCTTATTAAATCTGTTGCGCTTGCTCTTCCTACATATATGATGGGTGTTTTCAAGATTCCATTCTCAGTGTATGATGAATTAACACGGATGGTACGTGCCTTTTATTGGGGTGCTGAAAAAGGTAAGAGAAAAGTACACTGGCGTGCATGGGAGGATTTACAACAACCAAAGAGTAAAGGAGGTGCCGGGTTTAGAGATTACAGAATATTTAATCAAGCCTTATTAGCATGACAAGCTTGGAGATTGATTTCAAAACCTGATAGCCTGTGTGCACAAATGCTCAAAGCCAGGTACTATCCTGATGGAAACATAGAGGATACTGTCTTCTCCGGCAATGCATCTTCTTCGTGGCAAGCAATCAGCCATGGCCTTGATCTGTTAAAAAAGGGCTTAATCTGGAGAGTGGGGAACGGCAGAAGTATTCGTGTGTGGCACGATAATTGGATCCCAAGACCCTTCTCCTATAAACCCATCACCTTACAAGGAAGATGCAGAATCCGCTTCGTGTCTGATCTACTTAATGATAATGGCTCATGGAATGTTAGGCTGTTGCAGGAGTATTTCCTCCCGGTTGATGTAAATGAGATACTGAAAATAAGGGCGTCTCCTAGACATGAGGACGACACCTTGGCTTGGGGGCCGGGCAAGTTTGGCGTTTTTTCGGTCAAGAGTGCATACCAATTGGGTTTTGAAGAGGCTCACAGGAGTTCGGCAACGGGCTCTAGTTCGCGACCTAATGGCCGGCGCTCTTGTTGGAAGCTCATATGGTCTTCGGATGTTCCTCCTACGGTCCAGAATTTTGCGTGGCGGGTTGCTACAAACTCACTGCCGACATGGTGCAACAAGTACAGGCGTGGACTTGAAACAAGTAACCTTTGTCCGGTATGTGCTAGTGAACCAGAGGACTGCTACCATGCTCTCTGTCGCTGCTCCTTTACGAGGATCTTATGAGATGCAATGTCTGAAGTTTGGCCTCTCCCATGTTTATCTACCCTGCAAAATAACAGGGATGAGTGGCTGTTGCATGCGCTTGAACCGCTACAGGAGATTGAGAGATCTATGTTATTGCTATCCATGTGGAGGGTATGGCATATACGCAATGAGGTCGTACACCATAAACCAGCCCCGCCTATGGAAGCGTCGAAAAGATTCTTGGTAAGCTATTTGGACTCTCTGATTGGTATTAAAATTGATCTCTCTACTGATCCACGCAAAGGCAAGTCTACCATCACATATGAAAGACGGAGTCCACATATGATAATGGAAAAAAAGGTTACTAAGTGGTCAGCGCCAAAGTCCGGATGGGTGAAGCTTAATGCTGATGGGTCTTTTGCGGACGACGGAACAGCTGGCGCTGGAATGGTCCTACGTGATGATAAGGGAGCGATAATTTTTTCCTCTTGCATGCAATTGTTCTCTTGCCGTGAGGCACTGGAAGCTGAGTTATGTGCCTGTATGGAAGGTTTGTCGTTTGCCATCCAGAGAAGTGAGCTACCGGTCATCGTGGAAATGGACTCAATTGTGGCGGTGAAGATGATCCAAGCTTCGGAGGTTGACCGATCCATTTACTCGTCCATCATAAAGGAGATTAAATATCTTATGTCTCTTCGTGAagtttgtattactcatgtaaatcGTAGCCAGAATAAGGTTAGTGATAGCTTAGCTAATTTTGCTCGTATTGAGGGTAAAACCATGACTTGGTTGGGCTCTGGACCTCACATATCCATAGAGTTGGCTGCGATGGACTGTACAAGTGTAGagattgagtaatacaagtttttTTCACccgcaaagaaagaaaaaaaaacaagactTTCTTAGAGTAGAGGTCCTATTTTTTTCCAGAAACATGCCACTTGCTTCTCTAATGTCACACGCGGAGAAGGAAATTTGGGCGAAATTTCAGAGAAAACTAGTCGACGACGGAAGCTGAAGAAAACAGGCCTGCTTCTGAAGCTAGGAACATATGTCGCTGTTACAAGTCTGAACTTGTGATCT
Proteins encoded in this window:
- the LOC123052600 gene encoding uncharacterized protein, whose translation is MEKKLPLALALAQKHGAGEPAWARPWRWAKTAFFLVAMLASLLLVCAPPLLVVLLDLALPPMLLSAHLRADAGAEPPHRSFVPAMLDQARAFEFRSSLVDLPAVSAARALLILCAYTVCGGGGGAYLWVVAASAAASASYVLAKAAAVLPRGAAPQGKGAGGPEPMLLLSLSLAAAHLAVAYRASCRERRRLLVYRIDVEAVRLKGGHQTPKGLKQCSV